AAGCAGAGCAAGATGGAGGTTGagctctgtgtgtgtgtgtgtgcgtacATACTGTGTGTGTGTTTGGAATCCTTCCTCACTTGGTTGTTTTGTAATTATAATATTGAGAGATTATCCTTTGTGAGACTGTTTTTATATTCGCTACAAGTTTGGTAAGGTCGGATATCTATTTCATTATAAAATTAATCGGTGAGACTGTCTTTTATGTAATAATGAATATGAATCTTGTTTTATAATCCTATTTgtcaaatattaattatttcttACACAAATGATGTTTTGATCTATGAAAAGTTGAATCAATCCCAGAATCTGTTTACACAAAACATACAAGATGTGAGCCATTCGAAGAAGTGCGATTGGATCGAgagatttcaaatttatttgatttgCTTGGAGCTGTTCACTTGGTCGTATCTTACTCTTTGCTTGTGGGGTAGAAGCGGAAACGTATGAGAGAGTGCTTCGCGACATTCGAGATTATGCAGGATTATACACGAAAAATCTCTTTTTAATTTCTTGGGTTGTTCGGATGAAGTCAAATCCACAATTTGTTGCTTTATATAAATGTAAGGTTAATTTGACTAATTAGAAATATACTTAAGATGGTTCCTCCAATTCACAGTCTCTTCCTGCAATTGACTTCAGAGAGAGGGGAACATTTAGTTTTCATCCAGATTATTTTGGGTGATAGTATAAGTATGCAAACTATTCCATTCACTTTCTCTGATTATATGTGCCTCATAAAAGAATAATCATTTGTAAAAGTAAACAGGATTCAACATACAAAACAACAAAGAGTCGGCAGAAAAACAAACAGTATACTGCATGGATGCACCAAGTATCTGATTAGAAACAACAACCTAGGCAAGTGAATGCATGTGCTAACGTGTATTCCACCATGAATTTTGGCCAAATGCATGCACTGGCTTTACCAAGAGAAGCAAGTCACTTCCCACTTCTTTTTTCCTTTTGCCTTTTTGTCCAAGAAGATTGAGCATACGTTATTGGCATGTCCCTGGGAATTTGATTGGTTGAGGATGGTGTCTATCATCTCTGTGCCTATCAAATTACAGATGTTTCCTGTAGTGAAAGCAAGAATGTTCTCTTACAAGGTTGGAATCTCCTGTCTATTAGCTCCAAGTAGTTTCACCAGAAGATATCAGGAATCAAAACTAATTTTCCTATTATTTGTTTCAATTAAAACCTCATTCATAAATCTATGAATAAAAGatcaaagaaaagaaacaaatcCCTACTTCCGTATCAAGACACGTTGGTATGTATAGAAACTAGAGGAATTACTCTATCATGGCAGCAAGAACCACAGAGATAATAGGAAACAAAGACCAAATAACTTATCTACACAAAAGTGTTGATTGACATAGTTGTATTGTAACATAAGAAACTACAACAGTGCAAAATAACAGCAAACAGGAAAATTTGCTAATTTCTCACAATCTACTCTAAAAGTTCAGAAATGAGCATAAAAGTGCCAGGGCGAGAAGATTGGGTGGCATtccacaatctgatatcatcagCATAATCCCAAGAGTAGAGAACCATCATGTGACATCACGTGTCCAAAAATATTGAAAGTGATCTCAATTTTCTGAACAATCGACCACATCTTCTATAACATATTTACTGTAAGAAGAATATTACCCAAAAAAAAAGAACAGGAAAAAGAATCATGTCAAATTCGAGGAGCCTAGGATCTACCATATGATGACTGAAAACTTTACAGTGCCCAATAAAATTTTCTCAGTTACAAGATCCCCGCTTATCTTTGCTGAATGAGAAAAGAGAGAGCATTATATTACATCCATAAGGCTATAAGAAATTTCCTTCATTTGCAACATGCATGTTGAAAGGCAGCATGTAGACAGTTCCCCGAAAGTTAATTTTTTAAGAATACACCAAATAGATTTCAGACGGCGTCGGGACTTATATACAGGAGGAACAAAGATCAGTGATCAACAGACCGGAATCAGAAAGTTCAGCTTTAGGTTGTATGAAATTTGATTCTCCATGATGTGTTGGATGTGCAGCGCTGGATCCCGGAAAATTTATGCAAAATCCACCATTCTGCAAGACAAGTACCATCATCATTTTTGTTTCTATGATCTTACATCAGTGATGACATATATGTAGAACATGTTagaatattttctaaaaatcatgtttctgCACGTATATAAACGTGATAATCAATATGCAGAAACAAATCGAGTGTTAACTCCGGCCATTGAACCATCTTTAAGTATTCTGATTTTTCTCCGATTGAAGCCTTCTAAACAATCCAATCTCTCAATAGAtgatgtattattctgtatgagaTTGTATGTTTAGGGACCTCAAACGCTTGTATATATAGGCGTCTCATACCATCAATGAGTTAATGCGGGAGCACgagattcaaaagaaaaattgTTTACGCATCTCAACTTTAGAGTGCGTATGCAAAATTTGTCAAAAAATGTGTGTGATAGCCGTCGTCATTGTTGACAcacgttttttttttcttttgaatgtGTCATAATTTCTTACAGAACATACTCCAAAAATATAGCACTGAGGGTTCTGAGGAACCATCTCCAGCGGATAGCTGCAACATAGGATGGCAGAGTCTGAAATAGATCAGCATACTGCCGGATGTCAAATAAAAGACTACCTTGACTTCCAGGCAGAAAAACTAAAAAGAAGCCAGTGTAAACACAGGTGAAAAAGGAAGTATAAAGATCAATTCCAAATAAATCAGGAGCATGACCCTGGTGTACATCCCAGAAAAGGACCACCATTCTGCCAGAAATTCTTGGgtatttttgtacttttttcttttgtattgtCATGGTTTGACCTCTATACCCAGTTGGTGCGACCTTGTTTTGTTTAGAAGTAAATAACAAGCTTTTGAGTGGCGTTGGCCTTTTTAACCCAAACgccacccccccccccttcttTATTTTCGACTAAAATTGGAAATTTTAACCACCTATATATGGTCCATGCCTGATTTCTTCATGACAATGCGTGGGACAAAGCACCATCTTTTTGGGATACTtttcttttatatataataaaaacccATATATAAtcgtaaattttttaaaatataaataaacatacatatctcatttttttaaattaaaaagttACAAAAAATTAACAATAATATCGATCATTTGATTACATGATTTTGATAAGAAAGATTAAAATTGATTAAAAACATATTGACATAATTATAATTGATCTAACGAAATATATATGACTAAAATATCAAACATTGGTGCATACAggataaaattgatatttttgtcaATGTAAAATCTGTGGATGGATGCTACGATAATCAGGACAACTCAAGGCCAAACAAAGTATTCTATAGAGACCTTCGGCAGATCTTCTTGAATTTGATTATCCTGCAGGGCATTGTTTTTGCAACTTTGAGGCAAACTTCCAGTGCCGTCGACAGAGCTTTTCGTGGCGGTGGAGTGATCGAATGATGATGACATAATAAGGATGTCTAGGTTTTCACGACGGAGAAGCTCAGACAAGAGGAGGAGAATGGAAGCCATATTTTGAACAACAAAAAACTTGGCCGGTTGGAATTTGGGATTCCAACCAACTATAAATAATCTGCCATCATGCATAAGTTGATGGACATTAAATTCTTGTGGGCTACTTCTTTTCAGTTCACCTGTTTTGAGAAACTCCTAGTTtggataattatttaaattttggtacaaagttGTTGGCTTCTGTCGATGTTGATGGTTTTGGACATCATCTGGTATTAATCTTGAGTtctattataaaatttaaatgtacGTTCAAActgttgaaaatataatattaaaatatgtatgttgaatattgaatgttgaaaattaggtaaaattaggtgttgaatattgaaaattagtgtgtgatgatgtatgtaatgaggtaatttattttggaatatttgtatatgaaactctataaatagagcactcatttgtgaatgaaacaacaattgagttgagagaaaaatattataaagtgtgtagtttgataattttgagagtttgagatttttactttttaccgtaaatttttactttttcacaacacgttatcagcacgaagctctaaaaaaagtcctacatatttttccaagctccaaacagaagaaaaaggtaacaaaagtaattatatttattttactgttatttgtttattgtgtatttatttaatatacaatataatgttattattagaaataataaaaataaatttttcataaacttgttataaatcctgggaggatgttaagacgacatctcacactcccggcaagggatacgacaagtataaaagcctataatgtttttaaacaaaataaattatgacagtcgttataatattatgatatgatatatataattatttaaacatgtctaatattatatataccatattattaccataaaattatacaaatacatacatttattcttttattcaccaacggtcataaacggtaacaaaacggctagtttttgccctataaatatgatctctcaaactcattcaatcaccccaactttctcttcttctctaaaaattattcttcatcaaattttcggagaaaaaagaagatggctttcgcaaggttatttttaattattttagttatcatactcacgagtcttgtatttatcggagaatatcctcttcgtgtgttttctttatttttacgaatacttgtacttgttgtttatccattactttgtattgcaatattcattaactaataaaatgcatcgtgatttttagtaccaccatggcaaacttgacaaagctcgaattcatcgctcttgacattactgggaaaaattatataccatggactctagatgtagaaatgcatcttgagtcattgggtctaagcgagaccattaaagaaaatggcatatgcacgtcacaagaaaaggcaagagccataatatttttacgtcgacatctcgacgatggattgaaatgtgaatatctgactgaaaaaaatcccatggctttgtggaagggattaaaagaaagatttgaacatataagagaagttatacttccgaccgcccgggatgaatggaatacattaagattccaagactttaaaaaagtcagtgattacaattcggcgatgtatagaataatctcgcaattgaaATTTTGTGGCCATGAGATTACTGAAtatgagatgcttgaaaaaacattttccacatttcatgcatcaaatattactctacagcaacaatatagagtacgtggatttgccagatattctgaactcatcgcctgtcttcttgtggcggaaaagaacaacgagcttctagtgagaaatcatcagtcccgacccactggatcaacagcatttcccgaagtaaatgctgtaaataaaaatgaatttaaacctcgaaaccaaaatcaaattcaaagacaagattttggtcgaggtcgaggtcgaggtcgtggacgtggacgtggatttggtcgtggtcgtggtcgaggccgtggttttgaaaataatagagatagttatttttataactcatctcaaaagagcgtcccaaaccatccacagaaaaggcatcatgagaatacaagtgttaatgaggatcactcaaaaagatatgaaagttcttgttacagatgtggtactccaggacat
This is a stretch of genomic DNA from Primulina eburnea isolate SZY01 chromosome 11, ASM2296580v1, whole genome shotgun sequence. It encodes these proteins:
- the LOC140805079 gene encoding uncharacterized protein yields the protein MASILLLLSELLRRENLDILIMSSSFDHSTATKSSVDGTGSLPQSCKNNALQDNQIQEDLPKLSAGDGSSEPSVLYFWKWWILHKFSGIQRCTSNTSWRIKFHTT